A genomic window from Halogeometricum borinquense DSM 11551 includes:
- a CDS encoding ABC transporter permease: MSNATTRTDADESGPEQPEARVGLRYTLSQVRRDPTALVGLGVIALMTTVALIAFIDGVLFGFLAEFKTFANMGIHQYMLADMFWINPVNDPSNAQILRPPVYQTNELYPNDPGTWAHPLGTDHRGRDILARLFYGTRIAITVAIVSTGIAMIFGMLVGAVAGYYGGWIDDALMRASETLYAIPFLILVIAFMTAFGKNLTYAMIGVGIATIPTFARLIRSRVLSVREEDYIEAAQAAGVRDRDIILRHVIPNSFAPVLVQATLQVGVNILIIAGLSFLGYGAQPPTPSWGQMLSNSREYMLPNPWFSIWPGIAILITVVGFNLIGDGLRDALDPRINN; the protein is encoded by the coding sequence ATGTCGAACGCAACAACCCGAACTGACGCAGACGAAAGCGGTCCCGAGCAGCCTGAAGCGCGAGTCGGCTTGCGCTACACCCTCTCGCAAGTGCGACGCGACCCGACAGCACTTGTTGGACTGGGTGTCATCGCACTGATGACGACTGTCGCACTCATCGCCTTCATCGACGGCGTCCTCTTCGGCTTCCTTGCGGAGTTCAAGACGTTCGCCAACATGGGAATTCATCAGTACATGCTGGCGGACATGTTCTGGATCAACCCGGTGAACGATCCGAGCAACGCACAGATTCTCCGTCCGCCCGTCTACCAGACGAACGAACTGTACCCGAACGACCCCGGTACGTGGGCACACCCGCTCGGGACTGACCACCGAGGGCGTGACATCCTTGCGCGCCTGTTCTACGGCACGCGTATCGCCATCACGGTGGCTATCGTCTCGACCGGTATCGCCATGATATTCGGGATGCTCGTCGGTGCAGTCGCCGGATACTACGGTGGCTGGATCGACGACGCGCTGATGCGTGCATCGGAGACGCTGTACGCGATTCCGTTCCTCATCTTGGTCATCGCGTTCATGACTGCGTTCGGTAAGAACCTGACGTACGCGATGATTGGGGTCGGTATTGCCACGATTCCGACGTTCGCACGCCTCATCCGCTCCCGCGTGCTCTCGGTACGTGAAGAAGACTACATCGAGGCAGCACAGGCGGCGGGGGTACGTGACCGTGATATCATCCTCCGGCACGTCATCCCGAACAGTTTCGCCCCCGTCCTCGTGCAGGCGACGCTCCAAGTCGGCGTGAACATTCTCATCATCGCCGGCCTGTCGTTCCTCGGCTACGGCGCACAGCCGCCGACGCCGTCGTGGGGACAGATGCTCTCGAACTCTCGGGAGTACATGCTTCCGAACCCATGGTTCAGCATCTGGCCCGGTATCGCTATCCTGATCACCGTCGTCGGGTTCAACCTCATCGGCGACGGCCTCCGAGACGCACTCGACCCACGGATTAACAACTGA
- a CDS encoding ABC transporter permease has protein sequence MGRLRYTISRLLQSIPVIVGVITITFFLTDAIPGDPVQIMLGPSPSAQQAAAIRAKFGLDQPVHVRYFKYLLDVVQLKLGTSIYYGVPVTQKIAERLPITLYLLLSSFTFALITAVPLGIISAKRRNKPTDHVSRIVALLGVSTPSFWIGLMLIIIFSFWLDIFPATNIVLPWAAPAAVDGAANQIDVILTSIHHLILPTITLGTLQMAAFTRIERSSMLEVLGEEYVKLARAYGVSESKIVRKHAFRNAQLPLITLVGLQLTSALGGAVLTETVFSINGMGRLIITAIQNQDFQLVMGTTLVFGLVFVIGVILTDLSYAYVDPRVSFEGEE, from the coding sequence ATGGGACGCCTTCGCTACACAATCAGCCGACTCCTCCAATCGATCCCGGTGATCGTGGGTGTGATTACGATCACGTTCTTCCTCACCGACGCGATTCCGGGGGACCCAGTACAGATCATGCTCGGCCCATCGCCGAGCGCACAACAAGCCGCAGCCATCCGCGCAAAGTTCGGACTTGACCAGCCCGTCCACGTTCGGTACTTCAAGTACCTACTAGACGTCGTTCAACTCAAACTCGGAACGAGTATCTACTACGGCGTGCCGGTCACGCAGAAGATTGCAGAACGCCTACCGATCACGCTGTATCTCCTGCTCTCCAGTTTCACCTTTGCACTGATAACCGCCGTTCCACTCGGCATTATCTCCGCAAAGCGGCGTAACAAGCCGACAGACCACGTCTCGCGTATCGTCGCCCTCCTTGGCGTCAGTACGCCCTCCTTCTGGATCGGCCTGATGCTCATCATCATCTTCTCGTTCTGGCTGGACATCTTCCCTGCGACCAACATCGTCCTGCCGTGGGCGGCACCGGCGGCAGTCGACGGAGCGGCAAATCAGATCGACGTCATACTCACGTCGATTCACCACCTCATCTTGCCGACCATTACGCTCGGAACGCTCCAGATGGCTGCGTTCACCCGTATCGAGCGTTCCTCGATGCTCGAAGTACTCGGTGAGGAGTACGTCAAACTCGCCCGCGCCTACGGCGTCAGCGAGAGTAAAATCGTGCGTAAGCACGCTTTCCGAAACGCACAGCTTCCACTCATCACGCTCGTCGGTCTGCAACTAACGAGCGCGCTGGGTGGTGCAGTACTGACGGAGACAGTCTTCTCCATCAACGGCATGGGTCGGCTCATCATTACAGCCATCCAAAATCAGGACTTCCAACTCGTGATGGGGACGACGCTGGTGTTCGGACTGGTGTTCGTCATCGGTGTCATCCTCACAGACCTGTCGTACGCCTACGTCGATCCACGAGTCTCCTTCGAGGGTGAAGAATAA
- a CDS encoding ABC transporter substrate-binding protein, which produces MSDKNNTTHSKLNRRRVLQGLGGAGIAGLAGCAGGSDTGTDSGNTDGGNEESNNKLKMALVKSPIEFDPIIANDVPSSQVIDRIVEGLYTYDESTGIVPALAKGEPEVSKEGKRYVVKLNSDATYSNGDKVTAEDVKYSYTAPVTEETENASELNMIDTITVVDEETVQFDLKYAYAPFMTTLTWYVVPKSVREEDKNAFKSGDSLIGSGPFVFDSWQEGQYARIKANENYWGEPKPKVPEIEFVPVTEATTRVTTLKNSENDVIEEIPPKQYPTVRSISDASIQEVPGIGYFYAAFNCKEGPTADPKVREAIDYAFDMDQAVSSYVEPTGIRQYSPYPKSISEDWGFPLDEWKSIPHSKDIDKTKSLFDEAGVSDDYSFQVIVPPDDKREQIGISISNGIKEAGWDASVQRLDWGAFLDKYVSGSEDDYNIYTLGWSGSPDPDAFSYFLFGRDEDTLGVTNGTYYGNNSESGKEVSEKFIKARQMLDRDKRKQLYTEATTTLLEDRAHLPAYNLKNSFGVKDYVKDFHAHPVDSFTVATDYNNLSVGTK; this is translated from the coding sequence ATGTCAGATAAAAACAATACAACTCACAGTAAACTGAACCGTCGCCGTGTCCTCCAAGGCCTCGGTGGTGCCGGTATCGCAGGCCTCGCCGGGTGTGCTGGCGGCTCCGACACCGGAACCGACAGTGGAAACACAGACGGTGGGAACGAAGAGTCGAACAACAAGCTCAAGATGGCCCTCGTCAAGAGCCCCATCGAGTTCGACCCCATCATCGCAAACGACGTTCCGTCGTCGCAGGTCATCGACCGTATCGTCGAAGGCCTCTACACGTACGACGAGAGTACGGGTATCGTCCCGGCCCTCGCCAAGGGCGAACCCGAAGTGTCCAAGGAAGGCAAACGGTACGTCGTCAAACTGAACAGCGATGCGACGTACTCCAACGGTGACAAAGTCACGGCCGAGGACGTGAAATACTCGTACACGGCCCCGGTCACCGAAGAGACCGAGAACGCCTCCGAACTGAACATGATCGACACCATCACGGTTGTCGATGAAGAGACGGTTCAGTTCGACCTGAAGTACGCGTACGCGCCGTTCATGACCACGCTCACGTGGTACGTCGTTCCGAAGTCCGTCCGCGAGGAGGACAAGAATGCGTTCAAAAGCGGCGACAGCCTGATCGGCTCCGGCCCGTTCGTCTTCGATAGCTGGCAGGAAGGCCAGTACGCTCGCATCAAGGCCAACGAGAACTATTGGGGCGAACCGAAGCCGAAAGTTCCGGAAATCGAATTCGTGCCGGTCACTGAGGCGACGACGCGCGTCACGACCCTTAAGAACAGCGAGAACGACGTTATCGAGGAGATTCCGCCGAAGCAGTACCCGACGGTCCGCAGCATCTCCGACGCAAGCATTCAGGAAGTGCCCGGTATCGGGTACTTCTACGCGGCGTTCAACTGTAAGGAAGGCCCGACGGCTGACCCGAAGGTCCGCGAGGCAATCGACTACGCGTTCGATATGGATCAGGCGGTCTCCTCCTACGTCGAACCGACGGGGATTCGTCAGTACAGCCCCTACCCGAAATCGATCTCCGAGGACTGGGGCTTCCCGCTCGACGAGTGGAAAAGTATCCCCCACTCGAAGGACATCGACAAGACGAAGTCCCTGTTTGACGAGGCCGGCGTGTCGGACGACTACTCGTTCCAGGTCATCGTCCCGCCGGACGACAAACGTGAACAGATCGGTATCTCCATCTCCAACGGTATCAAGGAGGCCGGTTGGGACGCAAGCGTTCAGCGTCTCGACTGGGGTGCGTTCCTCGACAAGTACGTCTCCGGCAGCGAGGACGACTACAACATCTACACGCTCGGTTGGTCCGGCTCGCCCGACCCCGACGCGTTCTCGTACTTCCTGTTCGGCCGTGACGAAGACACGCTCGGCGTGACGAACGGGACGTACTACGGGAACAACAGCGAGTCCGGCAAAGAGGTCAGCGAGAAGTTCATCAAAGCGCGTCAGATGCTCGACCGTGACAAGCGTAAACAGCTCTACACGGAAGCGACGACGACGCTTCTCGAAGACCGTGCGCACCTGCCCGCGTACAACCTCAAGAACAGCTTCGGCGTGAAAGACTACGTCAAAGACTTCCACGCCCACCCGGTGGACAGCTTCACGGTGGCGACCGACTACAACAACCTCTCTGTCGGTACGAAATAA
- the trmY gene encoding tRNA (pseudouridine(54)-N(1))-methyltransferase TrmY: protein MRQFVIIGHDAPTTPEFSLDDLAGGAGRLDVLCRCVNSAFFLSHAIRESVRVHLVLGDEFTVRFEGAELRRLNPDERSTAALIRGALDVREEAIGHMPAEASPGVSIRRMGFDATLDAVATDGTVIELHENGDPVADVEPPEDPVFVLSDHHDFTDDEAAALADAADERVRLGPEVLHADHSITVAHNYLDTDGFSSY from the coding sequence ATGAGACAGTTCGTCATCATCGGTCACGACGCTCCGACAACGCCAGAGTTCTCACTTGACGACTTGGCAGGCGGCGCAGGTCGCCTCGATGTCCTGTGTCGATGTGTCAACTCCGCGTTTTTCCTCTCGCACGCGATTCGAGAGTCCGTTCGTGTCCATCTTGTTCTCGGCGACGAGTTCACTGTCCGATTCGAGGGTGCAGAGTTACGTCGTCTCAACCCCGATGAACGGAGTACAGCCGCCCTGATTCGCGGCGCACTCGACGTCCGCGAGGAAGCTATCGGACACATGCCTGCCGAGGCGAGCCCCGGCGTCAGTATCCGCCGGATGGGATTCGACGCGACGCTCGACGCCGTCGCTACTGACGGTACTGTCATCGAACTTCACGAGAACGGCGACCCGGTGGCCGACGTCGAACCGCCCGAAGACCCAGTGTTCGTTCTCTCGGATCACCACGACTTTACGGACGACGAGGCGGCCGCCCTCGCTGATGCGGCCGACGAACGGGTTCGTCTCGGTCCCGAGGTGTTGCACGCCGACCACTCTATCACCGTCGCGCACAACTATCTCGACACCGACGGCTTCTCGTCATACTAA
- a CDS encoding metal-dependent hydrolase: protein MFVGHEFLAFALAGTLTRLTGRDARTALFAGGVAALCALLPDLDVAYGFATYLLAVADGTTLSWDAFWGVTNGVHRVVTHPLPVGAAATLCFAAAVAIVPARGRGKETRMQNRTPHGLLIHTTLAVVASVVAAAVIWAMARVSSESAAVVAATYLGTVCVVGAAVSRRFGKESRLGIGTPTLAFAAGVGFLTHPFGDVLMAAPPPLFAPAAPSPLTDRVVFSADETVNLLNILFVEVATVWAGLFTYLRLTGHRLRDAFAGRAVVGVGYAAAAFVLPRPTMVDAHYLGFTVVPLAVVVGATAFGRGATSRRMRAVRALTIGLATLTIAAVAYLVAYLLI from the coding sequence ATGTTCGTCGGCCACGAGTTCCTCGCGTTCGCCCTCGCCGGAACACTGACCCGACTTACCGGACGAGACGCGCGTACCGCACTGTTTGCTGGCGGTGTGGCCGCTCTGTGTGCGTTGCTTCCGGATTTAGATGTCGCCTACGGGTTCGCCACGTATCTTCTGGCCGTTGCAGATGGAACGACCCTCTCGTGGGACGCCTTCTGGGGAGTTACAAACGGCGTCCACCGCGTGGTTACCCATCCGCTTCCCGTCGGTGCCGCTGCCACGCTCTGTTTCGCGGCCGCCGTTGCCATCGTTCCCGCCCGCGGTCGTGGCAAAGAAACGCGGATGCAGAACCGAACGCCGCACGGCTTGCTCATCCACACAACTCTCGCCGTCGTCGCGAGTGTCGTCGCCGCGGCCGTCATCTGGGCGATGGCCCGCGTCTCGAGCGAATCGGCGGCCGTCGTCGCCGCCACCTACCTCGGTACCGTCTGCGTCGTCGGTGCGGCCGTCAGCCGTCGATTCGGGAAGGAGAGCAGACTCGGTATCGGGACACCGACTCTGGCATTCGCCGCGGGTGTTGGCTTCCTCACACACCCGTTCGGTGACGTGCTCATGGCCGCCCCGCCGCCGCTTTTCGCACCCGCTGCACCCTCACCGCTCACTGACCGCGTGGTGTTTTCGGCAGACGAGACGGTGAACCTCCTCAACATCTTGTTCGTGGAAGTCGCCACCGTGTGGGCCGGTCTGTTCACGTACCTCCGTCTCACCGGGCACCGTCTCCGCGACGCCTTCGCGGGGCGAGCAGTGGTCGGCGTCGGCTACGCCGCGGCCGCGTTTGTACTTCCACGTCCGACGATGGTTGATGCGCACTATCTCGGTTTTACCGTCGTTCCTCTCGCCGTCGTCGTCGGGGCGACGGCATTCGGACGGGGCGCTACGTCGCGGAGAATGCGAGCAGTTCGCGCTCTGACAATCGGGTTAGCGACGCTCACCATCGCCGCAGTGGCGTACCTCGTCGCCTATCTTCTCATCTAG
- a CDS encoding arylsulfotransferase family protein, which translates to MTGLRPDTGRQAGTMLIVFGVVLLVSSLVVSAALAPSVGAAGNDGTPQTLVGSQGGGPGLHESGSVYLLDGKETKWKAAETDSYFDVTMLDNGSVATGFMDSGYEDCEPYESPCTHTGFRILEPTDDGGAEIVYEYSFPVRTRSNSEVHDVELLDSGEFLVSDMEYERIFTVKNGEVTWQWNASSMYDAPADPTTTDWLHINDVDALSEDRYLVSVRNANQLVVIERGEGVVEVINKDENGDGTGDPEVLLQQHNPQWLNNGSVLVADSHNDRIVELHRNNTTDEWEVAWAVYEAEGVPFSWPRDADRLANGNTLITDSLNQRVVEVNESGMTVWSYKTPYVPYEAERLPEGETVGATTYAVNEDATVYGNGDVPVLSLLLILFQTGIQVPFWFTELHVGVTLVSLTMTIAGTVLIVRDR; encoded by the coding sequence ATGACCGGATTACGCCCGGATACGGGACGACAGGCGGGGACGATGCTCATCGTCTTCGGTGTCGTCCTTTTGGTCTCCTCGCTCGTCGTCAGTGCGGCCCTCGCACCGAGCGTCGGCGCCGCCGGTAACGACGGAACTCCTCAGACGCTCGTTGGGTCGCAAGGTGGCGGCCCCGGCCTCCACGAGAGCGGTTCCGTCTATCTCCTCGACGGGAAAGAGACCAAATGGAAAGCGGCAGAGACAGACAGCTATTTCGACGTGACGATGCTCGACAACGGGAGCGTCGCCACGGGGTTCATGGACTCCGGATACGAGGACTGTGAACCGTACGAATCTCCGTGTACGCACACCGGCTTCCGCATCCTCGAACCGACCGACGACGGCGGTGCTGAAATCGTCTACGAGTACTCCTTCCCCGTTCGGACGCGTTCGAACAGCGAGGTCCACGACGTGGAACTGCTGGACTCCGGCGAGTTCCTCGTCAGCGACATGGAGTACGAGCGCATCTTCACCGTGAAAAACGGCGAGGTGACGTGGCAGTGGAACGCGAGTTCGATGTACGACGCGCCCGCGGACCCGACGACGACCGATTGGCTCCACATCAACGACGTGGACGCGCTTTCCGAAGACCGGTATCTCGTCTCGGTTCGCAACGCGAACCAACTCGTCGTGATCGAACGCGGTGAGGGCGTCGTTGAGGTTATCAACAAAGACGAGAACGGCGACGGCACCGGCGACCCCGAGGTACTGCTGCAACAGCACAACCCTCAGTGGTTAAACAACGGGTCGGTCCTCGTCGCCGACAGTCACAACGACCGTATCGTCGAACTCCACCGTAACAACACAACGGACGAGTGGGAAGTCGCCTGGGCCGTCTACGAGGCCGAGGGCGTCCCGTTCAGTTGGCCGCGCGACGCGGATCGGCTGGCGAACGGCAACACGCTCATCACCGACTCGCTGAACCAACGCGTCGTGGAGGTGAACGAGTCCGGCATGACGGTGTGGAGTTACAAGACTCCCTACGTCCCCTACGAGGCCGAACGCCTCCCCGAGGGTGAGACGGTCGGTGCCACCACCTACGCCGTCAATGAGGACGCCACGGTGTACGGTAATGGGGACGTGCCCGTCCTCTCGCTACTGTTGATCCTCTTCCAGACGGGGATTCAGGTACCGTTCTGGTTCACCGAACTGCACGTCGGGGTAACGCTCGTCTCTCTGACGATGACGATTGCAGGAACCGTTCTCATCGTCCGCGACCGATAG
- a CDS encoding NUDIX hydrolase yields MVDDDDTAQADELAWETTASAVEYTCPGFDVQMDDVVLPDGTETEFHYVDEPEAVVVLPFTPDDDVVLVEEWRQAVGRVNRGLPAGSLESDDDDIAAAARRELTEETGYEAGSLEYVGSVEPANGLLNSVHHHFVARDCEPTGEQELDFNESIRVAVEPYDDVLTAALDGEMRDGRALHGVLRYELAERWR; encoded by the coding sequence ATGGTCGATGACGACGACACTGCACAGGCGGACGAACTCGCGTGGGAAACGACCGCTTCTGCTGTAGAGTACACCTGTCCGGGGTTCGACGTTCAGATGGACGACGTCGTTCTTCCCGATGGGACGGAGACGGAGTTCCACTACGTTGACGAACCGGAAGCCGTCGTCGTGCTTCCGTTCACGCCCGACGACGACGTCGTTCTCGTCGAAGAGTGGCGGCAGGCGGTCGGTCGAGTGAATCGCGGCCTTCCGGCAGGCTCACTGGAATCCGACGACGACGATATCGCCGCGGCGGCCCGGCGCGAACTCACTGAGGAGACGGGCTACGAGGCCGGTTCGCTCGAATACGTTGGGTCAGTTGAGCCGGCAAACGGTCTCTTGAACAGCGTGCACCACCACTTCGTCGCCCGCGACTGCGAGCCGACCGGAGAGCAGGAACTCGACTTCAACGAGAGCATTCGCGTCGCCGTCGAACCGTACGACGACGTACTCACAGCCGCGTTAGATGGCGAAATGCGTGACGGCCGCGCTCTCCACGGAGTTCTCCGCTACGAACTCGCAGAGCGTTGGCGGTGA
- a CDS encoding CPBP family intramembrane glutamic endopeptidase gives MQTVSSEPDASSPSSQLRALAVAILLAIAGPALGIAFVFLVSVPLVLTGIEITPILNISISLVFLTWGGIGGMAFLYLRYRNEDLSYFGIHLPGPRDILAAGIGYVAALGLGYSSVILVSQLNVETGTNQAAQLGMENPEVLLLLIPASFLFIGVGEELLFRGVVQSRLRESFSPAVGILLASVIFAAIHFFAIGGTPMARLTSISILLLPSVVFGIVYEYTDNLLVPIFIHGAYDATIFFFLYLAVKFGTVPQESFLFF, from the coding sequence ATGCAGACTGTGTCCTCCGAACCAGACGCTTCCTCGCCCAGTAGTCAACTTCGTGCACTCGCAGTCGCCATACTTCTCGCCATCGCCGGACCAGCACTCGGCATCGCTTTCGTCTTCCTCGTCTCGGTTCCGCTAGTGCTCACCGGGATCGAGATCACGCCGATACTCAACATCTCGATTTCCCTCGTCTTCCTGACGTGGGGCGGCATCGGCGGGATGGCGTTCCTGTACCTCAGGTACCGCAACGAAGACCTTTCGTACTTCGGGATTCACCTCCCGGGCCCCCGTGACATCCTCGCCGCCGGCATCGGTTACGTAGCGGCTCTCGGCCTCGGCTACTCGTCTGTCATCCTCGTGAGCCAGTTGAACGTCGAGACGGGAACCAACCAAGCCGCGCAGTTGGGGATGGAGAATCCCGAGGTGTTGCTGCTCTTGATCCCCGCCTCGTTCCTGTTCATCGGCGTCGGTGAGGAACTGTTGTTCCGCGGCGTCGTCCAGAGTCGCCTCCGAGAGTCGTTCTCGCCTGCCGTCGGTATCTTGCTTGCAAGCGTCATCTTCGCCGCCATTCACTTCTTTGCTATCGGTGGGACTCCGATGGCCCGTCTCACCAGTATTAGCATCTTGCTCTTACCAAGCGTCGTCTTCGGCATCGTCTACGAGTATACGGATAACCTCCTCGTTCCGATATTCATCCACGGCGCGTACGATGCGACTATCTTCTTCTTCCTCTATCTCGCGGTGAAGTTCGGCACTGTCCCGCAGGAGTCGTTCCTCTTTTTCTGA
- a CDS encoding methyl-accepting chemotaxis protein, protein MVAIAPIFDAIGALGFVGAAALGYLNYRDSDAESPFWMTFTFASVLGVAWTIALMLEKAGIYAEVFDLATGPLMASTVAVFAIGGTATLAIVEDMKVLVSDAEEKSEELNALTETLEQQAESYSEKMEAASDGDLTVRVDPDSESDAMTRIGQAFNSMVADIESVTLQIQSFAQRVDEESTEVTTSANAVKQTSTDVASSVEEISAATETQHRNLDNASGELSNLSATIEEIASSADEVAAESQRTVEQAKESRKAANKGTEKMEQLESRASETVAEVEELQSSVEQIGEVVELIDDIADKTNILALNASIEAASAGDAGEGFAVVASEVKSLAEETAKATEEVESLIDGVETSTENVTDDIYETQNEIQRSRDTVGEAIEKLGDVVGRIEESNESIQSISDATDEQSKSTQGVVSMVDEVTDLSDQTATEAQNVSAAAEEQTAATQEIASASNELSEQAQQLQAIVSGFEVSQTPMELNEGESDETDEPTQTDDTLSANQQAVPNNAAGMGQSD, encoded by the coding sequence ATGGTTGCAATTGCACCCATATTCGACGCCATCGGCGCTCTGGGATTCGTCGGTGCGGCAGCGCTCGGCTACCTTAACTACCGTGACAGCGACGCAGAGTCGCCGTTCTGGATGACGTTCACCTTCGCGTCCGTGTTGGGCGTTGCGTGGACGATAGCACTCATGCTGGAAAAAGCGGGTATCTACGCGGAGGTGTTCGACCTTGCAACAGGCCCACTCATGGCTTCGACGGTCGCCGTGTTCGCCATCGGTGGGACGGCAACGCTCGCCATCGTCGAGGACATGAAAGTTCTCGTCTCGGACGCTGAGGAGAAGAGCGAAGAACTCAACGCGCTGACCGAGACGCTCGAACAGCAGGCGGAGTCGTACAGCGAGAAGATGGAAGCCGCCTCCGACGGCGACCTGACAGTTCGGGTTGATCCCGACAGCGAGAGCGACGCGATGACGCGAATCGGACAGGCGTTCAACTCGATGGTCGCTGACATCGAATCGGTCACGCTCCAGATACAGTCGTTCGCCCAGCGCGTGGACGAGGAGAGTACCGAAGTCACCACGAGCGCGAACGCGGTAAAGCAGACCAGTACCGACGTGGCCAGTAGCGTTGAGGAGATTTCGGCAGCAACGGAGACACAACACCGGAATCTCGACAACGCCAGCGGCGAACTCAGCAACCTCTCGGCGACGATTGAGGAAATCGCCTCCTCGGCGGATGAAGTCGCCGCGGAGTCCCAGCGGACCGTCGAACAGGCCAAAGAGAGCCGCAAAGCCGCAAACAAAGGGACCGAAAAGATGGAACAGCTCGAATCGCGGGCGAGCGAAACCGTCGCCGAGGTCGAGGAACTCCAGTCGTCGGTCGAACAGATTGGCGAGGTCGTAGAACTCATCGACGACATCGCGGACAAGACGAACATCCTCGCGCTGAACGCGTCTATCGAGGCTGCAAGCGCCGGCGATGCGGGCGAGGGATTCGCAGTGGTCGCATCAGAAGTGAAGTCGCTGGCTGAAGAGACGGCGAAAGCGACCGAGGAGGTCGAATCGCTGATCGACGGCGTCGAAACGTCCACCGAGAACGTCACCGACGACATCTACGAGACGCAAAACGAGATTCAGCGCAGTCGGGATACCGTGGGCGAAGCCATCGAAAAACTCGGAGACGTGGTCGGCCGAATCGAGGAGAGCAACGAATCGATTCAGTCGATCAGCGACGCCACGGACGAACAGTCCAAGTCCACGCAAGGAGTCGTCTCGATGGTGGACGAGGTGACGGACCTCAGCGATCAGACGGCGACGGAAGCACAGAACGTCTCCGCGGCGGCCGAAGAACAGACGGCCGCGACGCAGGAGATCGCATCGGCGTCGAACGAACTCTCAGAGCAGGCCCAGCAGTTGCAGGCCATCGTCTCCGGATTCGAGGTATCGCAGACGCCGATGGAGTTAAACGAGGGTGAGTCCGACGAGACCGACGAACCCACGCAGACCGATGACACGCTATCTGCGAACCAACAGGCGGTTCCGAACAACGCCGCCGGGATGGGGCAGTCGGACTGA